In Pseudobacter ginsenosidimutans, the following are encoded in one genomic region:
- a CDS encoding N-acyl-D-amino-acid deacylase family protein, translating to MKIILPFICLLVVMAAQAQLSCDLLIKNGKIIDGTGNSWFYGDIAVKDGKIMAVGKLPQYTAKTVIDAKQQIVAPGFIDVHGHIESGIKETPTADNYIFDGVTTVITGNCGGSAASLGKFFAQVDSMHSSINVASLVGHNTVREQVMKRDNRLATPEEQSQMDQLVEKAMQEGALGLSTGLIYIPGTFANTAEVVGLAKAAGKHHGLYASHIRNEENGVVDAINEAIQVGKEANVPVQISHFKVSGKASWGKSNITLALIKAVRNEGYDVTIDQYPYTASSTNLGVRLPDWALAGGQDSLKARLRDPATRAAIKKGMLEQLAKYKYKNYSYAVVANFSADSSYNGKSITEINQMLGRKPKAAWEAETIMDMMEKGGAQMVYHGMSEDDVKYIMQYPFCMVGADAGVPVPGKGMPHPRGYGTNARILGRYVRDMQVISLEEAIRRMTSLAAQKFQLTNRGLLKPGMAADIVIFDPATVNDKATFEQPHQYSVGFSHVIVNGGITMQEGKHTGLRNGQPLYGPGKNQ from the coding sequence ATGAAAATCATCCTCCCTTTTATCTGTTTGCTGGTAGTGATGGCGGCGCAGGCACAATTGTCCTGCGACCTGCTGATCAAAAATGGCAAGATCATCGACGGCACAGGCAATTCCTGGTTCTATGGAGATATTGCCGTGAAAGACGGAAAGATCATGGCAGTAGGCAAACTGCCACAGTACACTGCCAAAACTGTTATCGATGCGAAGCAACAGATTGTTGCGCCCGGGTTCATAGATGTACATGGCCATATCGAAAGCGGCATCAAAGAAACTCCTACTGCCGACAATTACATCTTTGATGGTGTAACCACCGTGATCACCGGCAACTGCGGCGGCTCTGCAGCCAGCCTCGGTAAATTCTTTGCGCAGGTAGACAGTATGCACAGCTCCATCAATGTGGCTTCACTGGTTGGTCATAACACGGTGAGAGAACAGGTGATGAAGCGCGATAACAGATTGGCAACACCAGAAGAACAATCGCAAATGGACCAGCTGGTTGAAAAAGCCATGCAGGAAGGCGCCCTGGGATTATCCACCGGACTGATCTATATCCCCGGCACTTTCGCCAACACCGCGGAAGTGGTTGGCCTGGCAAAAGCTGCAGGCAAACACCACGGACTATACGCTTCGCATATACGAAATGAGGAAAACGGCGTGGTGGATGCTATCAATGAAGCGATCCAGGTGGGGAAAGAGGCAAACGTTCCTGTGCAGATCTCGCATTTCAAGGTGAGCGGCAAGGCCAGCTGGGGTAAATCAAATATCACACTCGCTCTTATCAAGGCAGTAAGGAATGAAGGATATGATGTTACCATCGATCAATATCCCTACACCGCCAGCAGCACCAACCTGGGTGTCAGACTTCCTGACTGGGCGCTGGCCGGAGGACAAGACAGTCTGAAAGCGAGGCTTCGCGATCCCGCCACGCGTGCGGCTATCAAAAAAGGAATGCTGGAACAACTTGCGAAATACAAATACAAGAATTACAGCTACGCCGTAGTGGCCAACTTCTCTGCCGACAGCAGTTACAATGGCAAAAGCATCACGGAGATCAATCAAATGCTTGGAAGAAAACCGAAAGCCGCCTGGGAAGCTGAAACCATTATGGATATGATGGAGAAGGGAGGTGCACAAATGGTATATCATGGCATGAGCGAAGACGATGTGAAATACATCATGCAATATCCTTTCTGTATGGTGGGCGCAGACGCAGGTGTACCTGTTCCCGGAAAAGGAATGCCGCACCCCAGAGGCTACGGCACCAATGCCAGGATATTGGGAAGATATGTGAGAGACATGCAGGTGATCTCATTGGAAGAAGCCATCCGCAGAATGACCTCACTGGCTGCACAGAAATTCCAGCTCACCAACAGGGGATTGCTGAAACCCGGTATGGCAGCGGATATCGTGATCTTCGATCCTGCAACGGTGAATGATAAAGCCACATTTGAACAACCGCATCAATATTCCGTAGGCTTCAGCCATGTGATCGTGAATGGCGGCATTACGATGCAGGAGGGGAAACATACAGGATTGCGTAATGGGCAGCCACTGTACGGGCCAGGTAAGAATCAGTAA
- a CDS encoding phage holin family protein: protein MKFIMRVVVTSVIAFGLSYILSGVHIDTFWTAIIVAIVLAILNAILKPVLILLTFPITLLTFGLFLFVINACIILLAEKVVPGFVVDGFWWALLFSLLLSIVSSLLYREDNVERNADQ from the coding sequence ATGAAATTTATTATGCGGGTAGTAGTTACCTCCGTTATCGCGTTCGGGCTTTCTTATATTTTGAGTGGCGTTCATATCGATACTTTCTGGACGGCCATTATTGTTGCCATTGTGCTGGCAATATTGAATGCCATCCTCAAACCCGTTCTCATTCTGCTTACATTCCCCATAACATTGCTTACGTTCGGGTTGTTCCTGTTCGTGATCAATGCCTGTATCATTCTGCTCGCGGAAAAAGTGGTCCCCGGATTTGTGGTGGACGGTTTCTGGTGGGCGCTGTTGTTTTCGCTTCTGTTGTCGATCGTTTCATCCCTGTTGTACAGGGAAGACAATGTGGAGCGAAATGCAGATCAATAG
- a CDS encoding peptidase associated/transthyretin-like domain-containing protein translates to MTVLPALSQSRFKVSGRVVDVSKAVPLPSVTIMTTSGMGTVTDSLGRYSIPVLDTDSIWFSYLGKPTPKYAVKSIPNINQFELSLHVTVTNLPAVTVKSPNYRMDSLQNRRDYDKYFNYQKPGLSPSINPDGRVGADLNELIGFFQFRRNKRMAQFRDRLIREEEEKYIDHRFSRPLIIKLTGLRGAELEAFMMQYRPSVWFVRVATDYEVGMYIKECFLKYRIMKIEKSVEEESKEK, encoded by the coding sequence ATGACAGTCCTCCCTGCCTTATCCCAATCCAGGTTCAAGGTTTCAGGAAGAGTAGTTGATGTATCGAAAGCTGTGCCGCTTCCATCGGTTACTATCATGACCACATCAGGGATGGGCACTGTTACAGATTCACTGGGGAGATACAGCATCCCGGTATTGGATACTGATTCCATCTGGTTCAGTTATCTCGGAAAGCCTACACCGAAGTATGCCGTGAAGTCCATTCCGAATATCAACCAGTTTGAATTATCGTTGCACGTAACCGTTACCAACCTGCCGGCTGTTACGGTAAAAAGTCCTAACTACAGAATGGACTCATTACAGAACCGCCGCGACTATGATAAATATTTTAATTACCAGAAACCGGGCCTCAGCCCAAGTATCAATCCTGATGGCCGCGTTGGAGCAGACCTGAATGAGCTCATTGGCTTTTTCCAGTTCCGCCGCAACAAACGCATGGCCCAGTTCCGCGACCGCCTTATCCGCGAAGAAGAAGAAAAATACATCGACCACCGCTTCAGCCGGCCACTGATCATCAAACTCACCGGCCTGAGAGGTGCAGAACTCGAAGCATTCATGATGCAGTACCGCCCTTCCGTCTGGTTCGTGCGTGTAGCTACCGACTATGAAGTGGGCATGTATATCAAAGAGTGCTTCCTGAAATACAGGATCATGAAAATCGAGAAAAGTGTAGAGGAAGAGAGTAAAGAAAAATAG
- a CDS encoding M16 family metallopeptidase: MIQFEKFTLPNGLRVIVHEDHTTPMAVVNIMYDVGARDEDPNKTGFAHLFEHLMFGGSINIEDYETPLQMAGGENNAYTSNDLTNYYVQLPAENVETAFWLESDRMLSLAFDEKSLEVQRKVVSEEFKEHYINKPYGDVWFKLREMAYKVHPYRWLTIGKELSHIENATLADVKAFFAEHYNPSNAIMVVGGNIKTAQVRELTEKWFGDIPSGKKWERHTPEEPVQTAPRREIVYADVPLDAIYKVYHMDNRLSHGYYVADLITEVMGGGGSSRLFQSLVKEKKLFSNIECYHFGTVDKGLLTIEGKLVKGVKMEDAEAAIEEELEKLKREGISEKELTKVKNKTESAIAFEDMSVMTRCNNLAFYELLGDASLFNSDREKYFSVTVEDVLNYSRKYFDVNNSCTLCYYSKQ, from the coding sequence ATGATACAATTTGAAAAGTTCACGCTTCCCAATGGTTTACGCGTGATCGTGCATGAAGACCATACCACGCCCATGGCTGTTGTGAATATTATGTACGATGTAGGCGCCAGGGATGAAGACCCCAATAAAACCGGATTCGCCCACCTGTTCGAACACCTGATGTTCGGCGGCTCCATCAATATAGAGGATTATGAAACGCCCCTCCAGATGGCAGGCGGCGAAAACAATGCCTATACCAGCAACGATCTCACCAATTACTACGTGCAACTCCCCGCAGAGAATGTGGAAACCGCATTCTGGCTCGAAAGTGATCGCATGCTCTCCCTCGCTTTCGACGAGAAGAGCCTGGAAGTACAACGGAAAGTAGTAAGCGAAGAGTTCAAAGAGCATTATATCAATAAGCCTTACGGCGATGTCTGGTTCAAGCTCCGCGAAATGGCTTACAAAGTGCATCCTTACCGCTGGCTTACCATCGGAAAGGAGCTCTCGCATATCGAAAACGCCACACTGGCCGATGTGAAAGCCTTCTTCGCCGAACATTACAATCCTTCCAATGCCATCATGGTAGTGGGCGGGAATATCAAAACCGCACAGGTGCGTGAGCTCACGGAGAAATGGTTCGGCGATATCCCGTCCGGTAAAAAATGGGAGCGGCATACTCCTGAAGAGCCCGTACAGACTGCGCCGCGCAGGGAGATTGTGTATGCTGATGTGCCGCTGGACGCGATTTACAAGGTATACCATATGGATAACCGCCTCAGCCATGGTTACTACGTGGCCGATCTCATCACCGAGGTAATGGGTGGTGGCGGATCTTCCAGGTTGTTCCAAAGCCTGGTGAAAGAAAAGAAACTGTTCAGCAATATCGAATGCTATCATTTCGGAACCGTTGACAAGGGCCTGCTCACCATCGAAGGAAAACTGGTGAAAGGAGTGAAGATGGAAGATGCAGAAGCCGCCATCGAGGAAGAGCTGGAGAAGCTCAAACGCGAAGGCATATCCGAAAAAGAGCTTACCAAGGTGAAGAACAAAACAGAATCTGCCATCGCATTCGAAGATATGAGTGTGATGACGCGCTGTAACAATCTCGCTTTCTATGAGCTGCTGGGAGACGCATCGCTTTTCAACAGCGACCGCGAGAAATACTTCTCCGTAACCGTAGAGGATGTACTCAACTACAGCCGCAAATACTTTGATGTGAACAACAGTTGTACCCTTTGTTATTACAGTAAACAGTAA
- the mqnC gene encoding cyclic dehypoxanthinyl futalosine synthase, translating into MHLQDLYQKALNFEFLTIEEGMMLFEESPLSELMFVADELRKKQVPHGKVTWQIDRNVNTTNVCIANCKFCNFYRIPGHAEAYITDIETYKKKIEETIRWGGDQLLLQGGHHPGLGLQFYVDLFRQLKQLYPNIKLHTLGPPEVAHITKLEKSTHREVLSALKEAGMDSLPGAGAEILVDRVRRLISKGKCGAQEWLDIMAEAHQLDITTSGTMMFGHVETVRERFEHLVKIREVQSRKPEHANGFLAFIPWTFQDVDTLLTRIRGVQNLTTPDEYIRMIAISRIMLPNVKNIQASWLTVGKKTAQICLHAGANDFGSIMLEENVVSAAGAPHRFTYRSIQDAIAEAGFTPQLRTQKYQFREMPAVIEEQVINY; encoded by the coding sequence ATGCACCTACAAGATTTGTATCAGAAGGCCCTGAACTTTGAGTTTCTGACCATTGAAGAAGGAATGATGCTGTTTGAAGAATCGCCCTTGTCAGAACTGATGTTCGTAGCGGATGAGCTCCGTAAGAAACAGGTGCCGCACGGTAAAGTAACCTGGCAGATAGACCGCAATGTGAATACTACCAATGTTTGTATCGCTAATTGCAAATTCTGTAACTTCTATCGCATTCCCGGTCACGCCGAAGCGTATATTACAGATATCGAAACGTATAAAAAGAAGATCGAAGAAACCATCAGATGGGGTGGCGACCAGTTGCTGCTGCAGGGTGGGCACCATCCCGGCCTCGGCCTTCAGTTCTATGTTGACCTCTTCAGGCAACTGAAGCAACTCTATCCCAATATCAAATTGCACACACTCGGACCACCCGAAGTGGCGCATATCACCAAGCTGGAAAAATCCACTCACCGCGAAGTGCTCAGTGCGCTGAAAGAAGCGGGAATGGACAGCCTTCCCGGCGCTGGTGCAGAGATCCTGGTAGACCGCGTTCGCAGGCTCATCTCCAAAGGAAAATGCGGCGCACAGGAATGGCTCGATATCATGGCTGAAGCACATCAGCTGGACATCACCACTTCCGGCACCATGATGTTCGGCCATGTGGAAACTGTTCGTGAAAGATTCGAGCACCTGGTGAAGATCCGCGAAGTACAATCACGCAAGCCGGAGCATGCCAATGGCTTCCTGGCTTTCATCCCATGGACATTCCAGGATGTTGACACACTGCTCACCCGCATCAGGGGCGTGCAGAACCTCACCACTCCTGATGAATATATCCGCATGATCGCCATCAGCCGTATCATGCTGCCCAATGTGAAGAATATCCAGGCCTCCTGGCTGACTGTTGGTAAGAAAACCGCGCAGATCTGCCTGCATGCCGGCGCCAACGACTTCGGCAGCATCATGCTGGAGGAGAATGTAGTGAGCGCAGCGGGTGCCCCTCACCGTTTCACGTACAGGAGCATCCAGGATGCCATTGCGGAAGCAGGCTTCACACCACAGTTGCGCACCCAGAAATACCAGTTCAGGGAAATGCCGGCCGTGATAGAAGAACAGGTGATCAATTACTAA
- a CDS encoding DUF1624 domain-containing protein: MQPLATSRSRITSIDLLRGVIIVIMAIDHVRDFFTNARFDPTDLTQTTPGLFFTRWITHFCAPVFMFLAGTGAFLFGQKRSKAELSKFLLTRGLFLVLIEFTVSHFALHFNFRYDLILAMVIWALGMCMIFLSLLVKLPLKAILIISLLLILGHNALDGISPAALGGAGWLWNILHVPGFFPLGANRGLVIGYPLIPWIGVMGAGYAFGKYFQQNAEQRRKIFIRLGLLLTALFIIIRFINIYGDPQRWSPQSSSLYTFLSFLNTTKYPPSLSFLLMTLGPAIFALGLMERAKGPFTDFFTVYGKVPMFFFLTHFYLIHLLALITGVIQGYDASAFLNFVNNFPKDFGFGLGGVYAYWATVVLLLYFPCKWYGRLKAASRNPLLSYI; this comes from the coding sequence ATGCAACCACTCGCAACATCCCGTAGCCGGATCACGTCTATCGATCTCCTTCGCGGAGTGATCATCGTGATCATGGCCATCGATCATGTTCGTGATTTTTTCACCAACGCGAGGTTCGATCCAACAGACCTCACACAAACAACACCGGGTCTGTTCTTCACCCGCTGGATCACGCATTTCTGTGCGCCGGTATTCATGTTCCTCGCCGGCACAGGTGCATTCCTCTTCGGTCAAAAAAGATCGAAAGCAGAATTATCGAAGTTCCTCCTCACGCGCGGGCTCTTCCTGGTATTGATCGAATTCACCGTTTCACATTTTGCCCTGCATTTCAATTTCCGTTACGATCTCATTCTTGCGATGGTGATCTGGGCGCTGGGCATGTGCATGATCTTTCTTTCATTGCTGGTGAAGCTGCCATTGAAAGCGATCCTTATTATCAGTCTCTTGCTGATCCTTGGGCATAATGCATTGGACGGAATCAGTCCTGCTGCATTGGGCGGCGCGGGCTGGTTATGGAATATCCTTCATGTGCCCGGCTTCTTCCCGCTGGGCGCCAATCGCGGGCTGGTGATCGGTTATCCGCTGATCCCCTGGATAGGCGTGATGGGCGCAGGATATGCGTTTGGCAAATATTTCCAGCAGAACGCTGAACAAAGAAGAAAAATATTCATCCGGCTCGGACTGCTCCTTACAGCGCTCTTCATCATCATCCGTTTCATCAATATCTATGGTGATCCGCAGCGATGGTCTCCGCAATCATCTTCCCTGTACACTTTTCTATCTTTTCTGAATACTACCAAGTATCCGCCATCACTGAGCTTCCTCTTGATGACCCTCGGCCCGGCCATCTTTGCGCTGGGCTTGATGGAAAGAGCGAAGGGACCGTTCACTGATTTTTTCACAGTGTATGGTAAAGTGCCCATGTTCTTCTTCCTCACACATTTCTACCTGATCCATTTGCTGGCGCTGATCACGGGAGTTATCCAGGGATACGATGCTTCAGCATTTTTAAACTTCGTGAACAACTTCCCGAAGGATTTCGGATTTGGCCTTGGCGGCGTTTACGCATACTGGGCAACGGTAGTTCTATTATTGTATTTTCCCTGTAAATGGTATGGCAGGCTCAAAGCCGCCAGCAGAAACCCTTTATTGAGTTATATATGA
- a CDS encoding aspartyl protease family protein, with translation MRRLAIFLLLITLIRSSLPAQEIFSGPPAEEIASFPFRLLTGGIITLKAKVGHYPDTLNFILDTGSGGISLDSSTVDSLKIHATLSDRTIRGIAGIRQVKFVYNQTLHLPGLRVDSLNFHVNDYTVLTSAYGEKIDGIIGYSFLSRYIVKIDYDSSMIHVLTKGSIKYPKGGFLLKTLLVNIPIMQTEIRDARDVASRFYFDTGAGMCLLLSSDFVADSSLIKPRRRWYATQAEGLGGKAPMRQGVIKQVKLGPYKFRNVPTYIFEDEFNVTSYPYLGGLIGNDLLRRFNLIINYERRDIYMTPNSHFKDVFDYSYTGLGMYLVDGEIQIVDIMPGSPAEQAGFQPGDIVLAVGNNFTKNIQAYKNLLQSPGDKLKVLVLRDQGPVVLTLKVKNILTGR, from the coding sequence ATGCGACGCCTTGCCATTTTTCTGCTCCTTATAACCCTTATCAGGTCATCACTTCCGGCACAGGAGATCTTTTCCGGACCTCCGGCTGAAGAGATCGCCAGCTTTCCGTTCCGTCTGCTGACGGGCGGTATCATCACTCTGAAAGCGAAAGTGGGCCATTACCCTGACACACTCAATTTCATTCTCGATACCGGTAGCGGAGGCATCTCGCTCGATTCCTCTACTGTTGACTCTCTCAAGATCCACGCAACGCTGAGCGATCGCACCATCCGCGGCATTGCAGGTATCCGACAGGTGAAATTCGTTTACAATCAAACCCTGCACCTGCCGGGACTAAGAGTGGATAGTCTCAATTTTCACGTCAATGACTATACGGTGCTCACCAGCGCTTATGGCGAAAAGATCGATGGCATCATCGGTTACAGTTTCCTCAGCCGCTATATTGTGAAGATCGATTACGACAGCTCGATGATCCACGTACTCACCAAAGGCTCCATAAAATACCCGAAGGGTGGATTCTTGCTCAAGACCCTGCTGGTGAATATTCCCATCATGCAAACGGAAATACGTGATGCAAGAGATGTGGCATCGCGTTTCTATTTCGATACCGGCGCAGGCATGTGCCTGCTGCTAAGCTCCGATTTTGTTGCAGACAGTTCCCTGATCAAACCAAGACGCCGCTGGTACGCCACGCAGGCAGAAGGACTGGGCGGCAAAGCTCCCATGCGCCAGGGCGTGATCAAACAGGTAAAGCTCGGGCCTTACAAATTCAGGAATGTTCCAACTTATATTTTCGAAGATGAATTCAACGTTACATCCTACCCCTACCTGGGCGGACTGATCGGTAACGATCTTCTCCGGCGTTTCAACCTCATCATCAATTACGAACGCCGCGATATATACATGACGCCCAATTCCCATTTCAAAGATGTATTCGATTATTCCTATACCGGATTAGGCATGTACCTGGTGGATGGGGAGATCCAGATCGTGGACATCATGCCGGGATCGCCCGCCGAACAGGCCGGCTTCCAGCCCGGGGATATAGTACTGGCTGTTGGTAACAACTTCACCAAAAATATCCAGGCCTACAAAAACCTCCTGCAATCGCCCGGCGACAAGCTGAAAGTGCTGGTACTGCGCGATCAGGGCCCGGTTGTACTCACCCTCAAAGTGAAAAATATCCTTACCGGAAGGTAA
- a CDS encoding M16 family metallopeptidase codes for MPNRTIAPPIKDAVDFELVLPRCDHHVLSNGVEVYALNMGSEDTLQINWVFYAGAWYEKKKALAAATNFLMKNGTSGRTAFEINEHFDYYGAYVNRSCYSETSEVTLHCLNKHVHALIPVIAEMFTDATFLEEELAIYKQNSLQRLKVNLQKSEFVAGRLIDSYLFGEKHPYGKYNNAEDYEALTREDLVGFYEEYYRKGRMVIFAAGKLPENMIAELEKYFGGLPVRKHRETVVGVQHKIEPATEKKYRIMNDPNGVQAAIRLLRPFPNRHHPDFQKAQVLNNVLGGFFGSRLMGNIREDKGYTYGIYSYLLNFIHESGWMITTEAGRDVAEETVKEIYNEMELLREEEIDEEELMMTRNFIIGTVLGDLDGPFQVIGRWKNMILNGVDEAYFYQSLQVVRSITAKELQELANTYLQPDDFYELVVI; via the coding sequence ATGCCCAACAGAACTATCGCTCCTCCTATAAAAGATGCCGTTGATTTTGAACTGGTGCTTCCGCGCTGCGACCACCACGTACTCAGCAATGGCGTTGAAGTGTACGCGCTCAACATGGGCAGTGAAGACACCCTCCAGATCAACTGGGTGTTCTATGCCGGCGCATGGTACGAAAAAAAGAAAGCCCTGGCAGCCGCCACCAACTTCCTCATGAAGAATGGCACATCCGGCCGCACCGCTTTCGAGATCAATGAACATTTCGATTACTACGGTGCTTACGTGAACCGCAGCTGTTACTCCGAAACTTCAGAAGTGACCCTGCACTGTCTTAACAAGCATGTACATGCGCTGATCCCCGTGATTGCTGAAATGTTCACCGATGCTACTTTCCTTGAAGAGGAGCTCGCTATTTACAAACAGAACTCCCTGCAACGCCTGAAAGTGAATTTGCAGAAAAGTGAGTTTGTGGCTGGCCGTCTCATCGACTCCTATCTTTTCGGAGAGAAACATCCTTACGGGAAATACAATAATGCAGAAGACTATGAAGCTCTCACCCGGGAAGACCTGGTTGGCTTCTATGAAGAATATTACCGCAAAGGCCGCATGGTGATCTTTGCTGCCGGCAAGCTGCCGGAGAATATGATCGCCGAACTGGAAAAATATTTCGGCGGCCTTCCTGTTCGCAAACACCGCGAAACCGTGGTGGGCGTGCAACACAAGATCGAACCGGCCACAGAGAAGAAATACAGGATCATGAATGATCCCAATGGTGTGCAGGCCGCTATCCGTTTGCTGCGTCCCTTCCCGAACCGCCATCATCCTGATTTCCAGAAAGCGCAGGTGCTCAACAACGTGCTCGGCGGTTTCTTCGGATCACGACTGATGGGCAATATCCGCGAAGACAAAGGTTATACCTACGGCATCTACAGTTATCTCCTCAACTTCATTCATGAAAGCGGCTGGATGATCACCACCGAAGCCGGCAGGGATGTGGCGGAAGAGACCGTGAAAGAGATCTACAATGAAATGGAATTGCTCCGCGAAGAAGAAATAGATGAAGAAGAACTGATGATGACCCGCAACTTCATTATCGGAACTGTGCTGGGCGACCTGGATGGTCCGTTCCAGGTGATCGGTCGCTGGAAGAACATGATCCTGAACGGTGTTGATGAAGCTTATTTTTATCAGAGCCTGCAGGTAGTGCGCAGCATTACCGCCAAAGAATTGCAGGAGCTGGCCAATACCTACTTACAACCCGACGATTTCTACGAACTGGTAGTGATCTAA
- a CDS encoding dipeptidase — MRKIVSLAVALIFSFYGYTQTWKELHFGSIVVDTHNDILTTAIEKGYSFDQNLKGKTHSDLARFSKGGIDVQIFSIWSDGSYTHGKGFRRANQQIDTLYAVQKRNPGKMSIVSNSRELMQAVKEQKLAAMIGVEGGHMIEDRLDYLDSLYNRGARYLTLTWNNSTSWASSAADEYKGKQPKGLNDFGKQVVKHMNQLGMLVDLSHVGEQTFWDAIKTSTQPVIVSHSCAHAICPVSRNLTDEQIKAVGKNGGVIHLNFFSGFLDSSFFKKNRDFRRKHRAEADSLFASGKDTNTVTELLAEKYAKDAQQLRAPFSLLFDHLDHIVKLIGTEHVGLGSDFDGITSTPQRLNDVTDFPLITQELLRRGYTRQQIKGILGGNFLRLFETVEKSANP; from the coding sequence ATGAGAAAAATCGTATCACTGGCAGTAGCGCTGATCTTTAGCTTTTATGGTTACACACAAACCTGGAAAGAACTTCATTTCGGTTCCATCGTGGTAGATACCCACAACGATATCCTCACCACCGCCATTGAAAAAGGATACAGCTTCGATCAAAACCTCAAAGGCAAAACACATTCAGACCTTGCACGCTTTTCAAAAGGCGGCATCGACGTTCAGATATTTTCCATCTGGAGCGATGGCAGCTACACGCATGGCAAAGGCTTCCGCCGCGCCAATCAACAGATCGACACACTCTATGCCGTGCAGAAAAGGAATCCCGGCAAGATGAGCATCGTTTCCAATTCCAGAGAACTGATGCAGGCCGTGAAAGAACAGAAACTCGCAGCAATGATCGGCGTGGAAGGAGGACATATGATCGAAGACAGGCTCGATTATCTCGACAGCCTTTACAACCGTGGCGCCCGCTACCTCACCCTTACCTGGAACAACTCTACCAGCTGGGCCAGCTCGGCAGCCGATGAATACAAAGGCAAACAACCCAAAGGCCTCAACGATTTCGGCAAACAGGTAGTGAAACATATGAACCAGCTCGGCATGCTGGTAGACCTTAGTCATGTTGGAGAACAAACCTTCTGGGATGCCATCAAAACCTCCACGCAACCGGTAATAGTATCTCACAGTTGCGCACATGCGATCTGCCCGGTTTCCCGAAACCTAACTGATGAGCAGATCAAAGCTGTAGGCAAGAACGGCGGCGTGATCCACCTCAATTTCTTCTCCGGCTTCCTGGACAGCAGCTTCTTCAAAAAGAACCGTGATTTCAGACGCAAGCACCGCGCTGAAGCAGATTCTCTTTTCGCCAGTGGAAAAGATACCAATACTGTCACCGAGCTGCTGGCCGAAAAATATGCGAAAGATGCGCAACAACTCCGCGCCCCCTTCTCTCTCCTCTTCGATCACCTGGACCATATTGTGAAACTGATCGGAACAGAACATGTAGGACTGGGCTCAGACTTCGATGGCATCACGTCTACGCCACAAAGGCTGAATGACGTGACCGATTTTCCACTCATTACCCAGGAACTACTCAGGAGAGGTTATACCCGGCAGCAGATCAAAGGCATATTAGGCGGCAACTTCCTTCGTCTATTCGAGACCGTTGAGAAGTCCGCTAACCCATAA